The following proteins come from a genomic window of Methanosarcina sp. MTP4:
- a CDS encoding diacylglycerol/polyprenol kinase family protein, translating to MSSGELIFEILRKSVHLVSVLIVLIYEYFGKQEVLWVLMLFLIFVLVLDYFRLEQDMKIPFFHTMYREKEGCRLGGHIYFALGAVAVICLFSREIAYAAILMTTLGDLVAALIGKFYGKRRVFHTTFKNDKSLEGSGAELLVDFVVGLLILGNPIVALVMAFFATLAETAVNKIDDNLVVPLFSGFFGQMTVLVLAHI from the coding sequence ATGTCTTCCGGAGAACTTATTTTCGAAATCCTGAGAAAAAGCGTGCACCTGGTTTCAGTCCTTATTGTGCTTATCTACGAGTATTTCGGAAAACAGGAAGTTCTCTGGGTGCTCATGCTTTTCCTGATCTTTGTCCTGGTCCTCGACTATTTCCGGCTTGAACAGGACATGAAAATCCCCTTTTTCCATACAATGTACAGGGAAAAGGAAGGATGCAGGCTTGGAGGGCATATCTATTTTGCACTGGGAGCAGTAGCAGTCATCTGTCTTTTCTCCAGGGAAATCGCCTATGCCGCAATCCTGATGACAACCTTGGGAGACCTTGTTGCAGCCCTTATCGGAAAATTCTACGGAAAAAGAAGAGTGTTTCACACAACATTCAAAAATGACAAGTCCCTTGAAGGCTCAGGCGCCGAGCTCCTCGTAGACTTCGTTGTCGGGCTCCTTATTCTCGGAAACCCCATCGTGGCCCTGGTCATGGCCTTTTTCGCAACCCTCGCAGAAACCGCAGTCAACAAAATCGATGATAACCTGGTGGTCCCCCTCTTTTCCGGCTTTTTCGGGCAGATGACCGTGCTGGTGCTTGCCCATATCTGA